Proteins encoded by one window of Sulfurimonas crateris:
- a CDS encoding uracil-DNA glycosylase gives MSGYGNQNADLMIIDYSVSYSEDNANSYYSGRSGEMLKDMIENVLKLKVEDVYFTHAVKCKPLNSNIPSDSEWDSCKSYLFSQIEFVKPKVVVTLGKDAYAKVTSEEENFGSVRGHVVDFKDYKLVPILHPNHLLRNPDDKKIAFNDLKTIKSCL, from the coding sequence ATGAGCGGGTATGGCAACCAAAATGCAGATCTCATGATTATTGACTATAGCGTATCTTACAGCGAAGACAATGCAAACTCCTACTACAGCGGCAGAAGCGGTGAGATGCTCAAAGATATGATAGAGAATGTATTAAAACTAAAAGTTGAAGATGTATACTTTACACACGCCGTAAAATGCAAACCTCTAAACTCCAATATACCCTCAGACTCAGAGTGGGACTCATGTAAAAGCTATCTTTTTTCACAGATAGAATTTGTAAAACCAAAAGTAGTTGTAACTTTAGGTAAGGATGCTTATGCTAAAGTTACATCTGAAGAAGAAAATTTTGGAAGTGTAAGAGGCCATGTTGTAGACTTTAAAGATTACAAACTTGTTCCTATACTTCATCCGAATCATCTTCTTAGAAATCCTGATGATAAAAAAATCGCTTTTAACGATCTAAAAACTATAAAGAGTTGTCTATGA
- a CDS encoding TonB-dependent receptor plug domain-containing protein codes for MIRILLLLFSLLFSQMQALANSDSLFDKSLEELLDLETETKADVGSRSGKRDMTFSEVPIDVITSEQIRQSGATELTRVLSRFIPGFNAPRSSITDGTDHVKTFTLRGLDPDQVLVLINGKRMHQSSLTHTNGTIGRGTSNVDLNTIPLVSIDRIEFLRDSAAAQYGSDAIAGVINIILKGFAYESEANLRYGETSKGDGALKQSDFFYSIPLEYDGFFNISGEIRDRASTNRAGADSRDNYIVNTHYGDPDTLDKILAINGEVVMKNGNIVYMHGLYNKRESEAGAFYRLEGDAANNINIYPDGFLPMIAPKIEDYSFTIGSKGVMGRDLSWDASYTRGYNDFHFFVYNTHNDSLGESSPTSFDSGGTKYTQDILNLDFSTKVKELTVAFGAEFKMENYRIYSGEEGSYILGSASTLAGAQGFPGFQPQNETDKSRKNGALYLDLKYNSTKDLTFGAASRYEKNSDFGATWDQKISATYKPTQSTMLRSSASTGFRAPSLTQSYYTHTVMATSGIDIVQKGTFATDHPLSVALGATPLDAEKSTHFSAGLVYAPTSDFSLSLDYFYTKIDDRIMLSRNISFDEDASLTPIFNLYGVQQARYFTNALDTETDGFDLRMSYKHQFKNSSNLKTGLSYHRNSTKVVGAKDSFLTSGIIGATSLAEAKAVIEKSQPNDDLKIWAQYFLKNYAFALNLNRYGSYEHLFAGETNKFGAKWTTDAEISYEISKKLNFAIGAENLFDVYPDKWSDTYNPLIGEDSIIQYSQYSPFGVNGAFYYVRVGVKF; via the coding sequence ATGATTCGAATTCTACTTTTGCTATTTTCGCTTCTTTTCTCTCAAATGCAGGCTTTAGCTAATAGTGATTCATTGTTTGACAAGTCACTTGAAGAGCTTTTGGATCTAGAGACTGAAACAAAAGCTGATGTCGGCTCAAGAAGTGGCAAACGTGATATGACATTTTCAGAAGTCCCTATCGATGTTATTACCTCTGAGCAGATAAGACAAAGCGGAGCGACAGAACTAACAAGAGTGCTCTCAAGATTTATTCCAGGATTTAATGCGCCAAGAAGTTCTATTACCGATGGAACGGATCATGTAAAAACTTTTACTCTTAGAGGATTAGATCCAGACCAAGTACTCGTTCTTATTAATGGAAAGCGTATGCATCAAAGCTCGCTTACCCATACAAACGGAACTATTGGCAGAGGGACTTCAAATGTTGATCTTAATACCATTCCCCTAGTCTCTATCGATAGAATCGAATTTTTAAGAGACAGCGCAGCAGCTCAGTACGGCTCAGATGCGATCGCAGGTGTTATCAATATAATACTCAAAGGGTTTGCATACGAGAGTGAGGCAAACTTAAGATACGGTGAAACATCAAAGGGCGACGGAGCGCTAAAGCAGAGTGATTTTTTCTACTCGATTCCTCTTGAATACGATGGATTTTTTAATATCTCGGGAGAAATTAGAGACAGAGCTTCAACAAATAGAGCAGGAGCAGATTCAAGAGATAACTATATTGTAAATACACACTATGGAGACCCTGATACACTTGACAAAATATTGGCTATTAATGGTGAAGTAGTTATGAAAAATGGAAATATAGTTTATATGCATGGACTATACAACAAAAGAGAGAGCGAAGCAGGAGCTTTTTACAGACTTGAAGGGGATGCGGCAAACAATATAAATATATATCCTGATGGTTTTTTACCAATGATCGCGCCAAAAATAGAGGACTACTCTTTTACGATTGGTTCAAAGGGGGTCATGGGTAGAGATCTTTCATGGGATGCAAGTTACACTAGAGGTTATAACGATTTTCATTTTTTTGTCTACAACACTCATAACGACTCTTTAGGTGAGAGCTCACCCACCTCTTTTGACAGCGGAGGAACTAAATATACACAAGATATTTTAAACCTTGATTTCTCAACAAAAGTAAAAGAACTTACTGTTGCTTTTGGGGCGGAGTTTAAAATGGAGAATTATCGCATATATAGCGGAGAGGAAGGCTCATATATATTAGGGAGTGCTAGTACTTTAGCTGGTGCACAAGGTTTTCCGGGCTTTCAACCTCAAAACGAGACGGATAAGAGTCGTAAAAATGGCGCTTTGTATCTAGATTTAAAATACAACTCGACAAAAGATTTGACTTTTGGAGCAGCTTCAAGATATGAAAAGAATAGTGATTTTGGCGCAACATGGGATCAGAAAATCTCTGCTACTTATAAGCCTACACAATCAACAATGCTAAGAAGCAGTGCAAGTACAGGTTTTAGAGCCCCATCACTTACCCAATCATATTATACGCACACCGTTATGGCAACATCAGGAATAGATATTGTCCAAAAAGGAACCTTTGCAACAGATCATCCTCTCTCGGTCGCTCTTGGTGCGACTCCGCTTGATGCCGAAAAATCAACTCACTTCTCTGCCGGACTAGTCTATGCACCGACATCAGATTTTTCACTCTCACTTGATTATTTCTACACTAAAATAGACGATAGAATAATGCTAAGTAGAAATATAAGTTTTGACGAAGATGCTTCATTGACCCCAATCTTTAATCTTTATGGAGTGCAGCAGGCAAGATACTTTACAAATGCTCTAGATACAGAGACAGATGGGTTTGATCTTAGAATGAGCTATAAGCATCAATTTAAAAACAGCTCTAATCTAAAGACAGGTCTAAGTTACCATAGAAACAGCACAAAAGTAGTAGGGGCAAAAGACTCTTTTTTAACTTCAGGAATCATAGGAGCAACATCACTTGCAGAGGCAAAAGCTGTTATAGAGAAGTCGCAACCAAATGATGATCTCAAAATCTGGGCACAGTACTTTTTGAAAAACTACGCTTTTGCGCTAAATCTAAATAGATATGGCAGCTACGAACATCTCTTCGCTGGAGAGACTAATAAATTTGGTGCAAAATGGACAACTGATGCAGAGATCTCTTATGAGATCTCTAAAAAATTAAACTTTGCTATAGGAGCAGAGAACCTTTTTGATGTCTACCCCGATAAATGGTCTGATACATATAATCCGCTTATAGGAGAAGATTCAATTATTCAGTACTCTCAATACTCTCCGTTTGGGGTTAACGGAGCATTTTACTATGTAAGAGTCGGTGTTAAATTTTAG
- a CDS encoding HipA domain-containing protein, whose protein sequence is MKQFSLDILQILASNVDTYISRSDIENKLERVSKRAILNELKLLLTQKRVKIVGQSSQIAYKISNAYYEEYPELLYIYQNQILVGYLGFDYQTYYFTYDTNYLISGKYIAKFQMLFSLETFVQESCFVDFEECLPEGIDRKILIDKIGNATEFFLLAHNDYSKNDLIFSSKPLTFAEKLKPQSYLVNKEKILGKNKFPNILKYTVDIDDVSLFPSLHMDETEELKHVRTMSLSGYQHKLQVVVDGDTIRTPKNGEDANFFIKPYDPIKAYENSEYYFPHIAINEHLHMSFAKNELGFDVPMSGIFKRTSDREYHYFIKYFDRIGSYKFQRKEFSTFMGLNSDNKYKTSSEKLFETAAKVFPRQSDRLRMLEYYFYSFVIRHEDMHTKNISAIYDNDKIFIAPLYDIASTGFYNGIINFESHLTINGKQTNIRYNDFLKLTSKAKVDKNDFKISATKMLKAYIQKMPTYIKKISKLENIDFFIKEKPNAQDKKIKIKSQSTLDIVMMEHYKNRCETLKQNGWFEKLGI, encoded by the coding sequence TTGAAACAATTCTCTCTTGATATTTTACAGATTTTAGCTTCAAATGTTGATACTTACATATCTCGTAGCGATATAGAAAATAAATTAGAAAGAGTTTCTAAAAGGGCTATTTTAAATGAGTTAAAACTTCTTCTTACTCAAAAAAGAGTCAAAATTGTTGGACAAAGTTCACAAATAGCATATAAGATTTCAAATGCTTATTATGAAGAGTATCCAGAACTTCTTTATATCTATCAAAATCAAATCTTAGTTGGTTATCTTGGCTTTGATTATCAAACTTACTATTTTACTTACGATACAAACTATTTAATTAGTGGTAAATACATCGCAAAATTTCAAATGCTATTTAGTTTGGAAACATTTGTTCAAGAATCATGTTTTGTAGATTTTGAAGAGTGTCTTCCAGAGGGAATTGATAGAAAAATATTGATTGATAAGATCGGTAATGCTACAGAGTTTTTTTTACTTGCTCACAATGACTATAGTAAAAATGATTTGATATTTTCTTCAAAACCTCTAACATTTGCTGAAAAATTAAAACCTCAAAGTTATCTAGTAAATAAAGAGAAAATTCTAGGAAAAAACAAATTCCCAAATATTTTAAAATATACTGTAGATATCGATGATGTTTCACTTTTTCCTTCACTTCATATGGATGAAACCGAGGAATTAAAGCATGTACGAACAATGAGTTTATCTGGTTATCAGCACAAACTTCAAGTGGTGGTTGATGGTGATACAATCAGAACTCCAAAAAATGGTGAGGATGCAAACTTTTTTATAAAGCCGTATGATCCTATAAAGGCTTATGAGAATAGTGAGTATTACTTTCCACACATCGCTATCAATGAACATCTTCATATGAGTTTTGCAAAAAATGAACTTGGGTTTGATGTTCCTATGAGTGGCATATTTAAGAGAACGAGTGATAGAGAATACCACTATTTTATAAAGTATTTTGATCGTATTGGAAGTTATAAATTTCAAAGAAAAGAGTTCTCTACTTTTATGGGATTAAATAGTGATAACAAATATAAAACAAGTTCAGAAAAGCTTTTTGAAACAGCTGCAAAAGTTTTTCCAAGACAAAGCGACCGCCTAAGAATGTTAGAGTACTATTTTTACTCTTTTGTTATCAGGCACGAAGATATGCACACAAAAAATATATCTGCAATTTATGACAATGACAAAATTTTTATAGCACCTTTGTACGATATAGCAAGTACCGGATTTTATAATGGCATTATAAATTTTGAATCACATCTTACTATCAATGGCAAGCAAACAAATATTAGATACAATGACTTTTTGAAGCTGACAAGCAAAGCTAAAGTAGATAAAAACGATTTTAAAATTTCTGCCACAAAGATGCTAAAAGCTTATATACAAAAGATGCCAACTTATATTAAAAAAATATCAAAACTTGAAAATATAGATTTTTTTATAAAAGAAAAACCCAATGCGCAAGATAAAAAAATAAAAATCAAATCTCAATCTACTCTTGATATTGTAATGATGGAACATTATAAAAATAGATGCGAAACTCTAAAACAAAATGGCTGGTTTGAAAAACTTGGTATCTAA
- a CDS encoding YbgC/FadM family acyl-CoA thioesterase encodes MNIRVYYEDTDTGGVVYHSNYLNFCERARSEAFFSKGLTPVLQNGHFVARRVEADYIKSAKLGDELCVMTRLIEMRAASFKLLQSVFKENEKIFELTITLAYINFEGKPQKITKEVEELVRLLFIE; translated from the coding sequence TTGAATATAAGAGTCTATTACGAAGATACCGATACAGGTGGAGTTGTTTATCACTCTAACTACCTTAATTTTTGCGAGCGTGCAAGAAGCGAAGCTTTTTTCTCTAAAGGTCTTACTCCTGTTTTACAAAACGGTCATTTTGTCGCTAGAAGAGTCGAGGCTGATTATATAAAGAGTGCAAAGCTCGGAGATGAACTATGTGTAATGACGAGACTCATAGAGATGAGAGCGGCTTCGTTTAAGTTGCTGCAGAGTGTATTTAAAGAGAATGAGAAGATATTTGAGCTAACTATCACTCTGGCATATATAAATTTTGAGGGCAAGCCTCAAAAGATCACAAAAGAGGTAGAGGAGTTAGTCCGCTTGCTTTTCATAGAGTGA